In Actinoplanes sp. NBC_00393, a single genomic region encodes these proteins:
- the trpD gene encoding anthranilate phosphoribosyltransferase, whose product MNTWPELVTRLLANEDLTAESAAWAMERVIAGEARPAQLAAFLVALRAKGEAAAEIDGFVTALLHAATPVSVAGDTLDIAGTGGDGTNAVNISTMAAVVAAATGVTVVKHGGRAASATSAGSADLVEALGVPLDLPPERSAGIGITFLFAPRVHPGMRYAAPVRRELGVPTVFNLLGPLINPARPAYRLVGVADARMLPVIVEVLRRRGSNALVVRGDDGLDKLSTSTTSQVWTVRDGVATHTVLDPRDLGLARPAPGALRGGDAAANARVMHELLAGQRGPVRDAVLLNAAAALTTTGTALPEALARCAEAVDSGAAAATLKRWVELAAVG is encoded by the coding sequence AACGAGGACCTGACCGCGGAATCGGCCGCCTGGGCGATGGAGCGCGTGATCGCGGGTGAGGCGCGGCCCGCACAGCTCGCGGCCTTCCTGGTCGCGCTCCGCGCCAAGGGCGAGGCGGCGGCCGAGATCGACGGCTTCGTCACCGCGTTGTTGCACGCCGCCACCCCGGTGTCCGTCGCGGGCGACACCCTCGACATCGCCGGCACCGGCGGCGACGGCACCAACGCCGTCAACATCTCGACCATGGCCGCCGTGGTGGCCGCCGCTACCGGAGTCACCGTGGTCAAACACGGTGGCCGGGCCGCCTCGGCGACCAGCGCCGGCTCGGCGGACCTGGTGGAGGCGCTGGGCGTACCGCTGGACCTGCCGCCCGAGCGGAGCGCCGGGATCGGGATCACCTTCCTCTTCGCGCCCCGAGTGCATCCAGGCATGCGGTACGCGGCCCCGGTGCGGCGCGAGCTGGGCGTGCCGACCGTGTTCAACCTGCTCGGTCCTTTGATCAACCCGGCGCGGCCGGCGTACCGGCTGGTCGGGGTGGCCGACGCCCGGATGCTCCCGGTGATCGTCGAAGTGCTCCGCCGGCGTGGGTCGAACGCCCTGGTGGTTCGCGGTGACGACGGTCTCGACAAACTCAGCACCAGCACGACGTCGCAGGTGTGGACAGTCCGGGACGGTGTGGCGACACACACCGTGCTCGACCCCAGGGACCTCGGACTGGCCCGCCCGGCGCCCGGGGCACTGCGGGGCGGGGACGCCGCGGCCAACGCCCGGGTCATGCACGAGCTGCTGGCCGGTCAGCGGGGACCTGTCCGCGACGCCGTCCTGCTCAACGCGGCGGCGGCGCTGACCACGACCGGGACAGCGCTCCCGGAGGCGCTGGCCCGATGTGCGGAAGCGGTCGACTCCGGGGCGGCCGCCGCCACCCTCAAACGCTGGGTCGAGCTAGCGGCCGTCGGCTAG
- the yczE gene encoding membrane protein YczE, translating to MSLLRRVPQLFAGLILYGVSMALMVESSLGGNSWDVFHQGVSMVTGISFGWVVLLTGVPVLLLWIPLRQRPGFGTVANLVVVGFAADAALALLPAGESIPVRVGYVVGGILLNGFATGLYIGSRMGPGPRDGLMTGLAARFPRLSLRMIRTGIELTVLGIGFLLGGTVGIGTIAYALAIGPLVQLFLPMLTVPERKEPVLVEQ from the coding sequence CCGTCGCGTACCCCAACTCTTCGCCGGCCTGATCCTCTACGGCGTCAGCATGGCGCTGATGGTCGAGTCGAGCCTCGGCGGCAACTCGTGGGACGTCTTTCACCAGGGCGTTTCCATGGTCACCGGGATCAGCTTCGGTTGGGTTGTGCTGCTGACGGGCGTACCCGTCCTGTTGCTCTGGATCCCGCTGCGGCAGCGACCCGGCTTCGGGACAGTGGCCAATCTGGTGGTTGTCGGCTTTGCGGCTGATGCCGCGCTCGCGCTGTTGCCGGCGGGCGAGTCGATTCCGGTGCGGGTCGGCTATGTGGTCGGCGGGATCCTGTTGAACGGTTTCGCGACCGGTCTCTACATCGGCAGCCGGATGGGCCCGGGCCCGCGGGACGGTCTGATGACCGGGCTGGCCGCCCGCTTCCCGCGGCTGTCGCTCCGGATGATCCGCACCGGCATCGAGCTGACCGTGCTGGGCATCGGCTTCCTGCTGGGCGGCACGGTGGGCATCGGGACGATTGCGTACGCGCTGGCGATCGGCCCTCTCGTGCAGCTGTTCCTGCCGATGCTCACCGTGCCGGAGCGTAAGGAGCCGGTGCTCGTCGAGCAGTGA